In Toxoplasma gondii ME49 chromosome VIII, whole genome shotgun sequence, a single genomic region encodes these proteins:
- a CDS encoding hypothetical protein (encoded by transcript TGME49_229770) translates to MSFSQGYGAPREEPLAVPLAPSGNFLGASLSLAGGPTGPGGPYSHAGGFAAPYQAFAAGARSEASSHVGLQVSLGSPSGPTAPSGPSPAGAFGATAALAASLSPLGPAPPRLAGIALAPARGPAFHPFPGAVSASNFGAGFGGGQFVQHGYVPTTGLVPVTPQQSRSLAVAAVAATAALAAEAAAETSRGGGPAGPAGGAGAQAGYPGKGGVSRAPKGARLGSQVDALEGPGAPSMGPRGDRETDPPGPGGQSSRRPAPGAPGAGPGDGLGGILGALKGRVAPQGADAPHGDRDEGFRESRRPPGQNAGRRDAGRLGIGPACPATPSSGQVGHDVMTAVAVENESLKWSLFISNALKWAAAPELDFDEDDGGWGSTLGAEGSVGDSDAPTVSPRPSVDEPGAHVAGASRAPLSSSGGGEGAFPFRFSSRTPPGRGAGQPNEPGCDDEEEAERQRRRTLQAQERLRRKKRFQRGPERSESPSADAPAPAREETLPGPSGRHNKGLEGLPLEFEERRGDKGPGGPGCASGVPSQDPGGAGESGGNALGGRCGAGTAPASPAVWGLGMERKGEGDSQGARGTGAEGGYFVDSGAEEEEEEDAGLLRVLGVCCNDLVEDIVTSAVSYAMTLRGASARSCPPSVLSSASSGPDLQPASLRVSQGQTPPGGQSPGVCGAPEGARQGLSSAAAAAALEGGGTGRVVEVTKEHVDFALDRLWGEETVQGLLEGIRERKRANRSLRLRREESRLAQLAKGGDASPRDSGPASAPRQPDQGQGEEGGADEDLLAEELFFGGCFAEEGNEVETQNTEKEAGPDSRRTSAGQTATGVTPTKGQARRVLPAVDFYREALEKTATWNDIERSVSDMTSPPAFHEHLAQAEFLVAQTYLREELEKVESCASALDGDPDAGPLALGHNEAPTLSLVPEGRMRTQDGVASLLAEAQTLAKRAREKAAKIALEEQKENGASPTGDQDSLLCRAFDFGSGPLSEGFASVGVDAGVEKARVSSASRAPADFEGGSGSSKEEAFVFELQGRAEGEHDREGQPATNMLSEESTLTPGVVAEVEPRLGGQIEAAERGGQEVLRPEETPYNREDAEFGFEFVPGCAGETGEKDEAENERNDGDVDGDLEQALEEELEERLLLGVDEGAQTPDAVSVSRPERQGDDLLFPPEFPTNQARCQTDFEGGTAESGRLWGDKEDPSDLAPESSGDGEAGDEEGNLDLEEELFGGMEEEA, encoded by the coding sequence ATGTCTTTCTCTCAGGGGTACGGCGCCCCCCGAGAGGAGCCGCTGGCGGTGCCTCTGGCGCCTTCAGGGAACTTTCTCGGGGCCTCACTGTCTCTCGCTGGAGGCCCCACGGGCCCCGGAGGCCCGTACAGCCACGCTGGGGGCTTTGCTGCCCCCTACCAAGCCTTCGCAGCCGGCGCACGTTCTGAGGCTTCTTCGCATGTTGGCCTACAGGTCTCGCTGGGGTCCCCGTCGGGCCCCACCGCCCCGTCTGGGCCTTCGCCCGCTGGAGCCTTCGGCGCCACGGCTGCGCTcgccgcgtctctgtcgcccctcgggcctgcgcctcctcgcctaGCCGGCATCGCCCTCGCCCCCGCGAGGGGACCCGCGTTTCATCCGTTTCCgggcgctgtctccgcctccaaTTTCGGGGCAGGCTTTGGAGGCGGACAGTTCGTTCAGCACGGCTACGTCCCCACAACGGGCCTTGTGCCTGTGACTCCCCAACAAAGCCGGAGCCTCGCAgtcgccgccgtcgccgcgACCGCGGCCCTCGCCGCGGAGGCAGCGGCGGAGACGAGTCGGGGCGGTGGCCCGGCGGGGCCCGCAGGGGGCGCTGGAGCCCAAGCAGGATATCCTGGGAAGGGTGGGGTCAGTCGGGCTCCAAAGGGTGCGAGACTGGGCAGCCAGGTGGACGCCTTGGAGGGGCCCGGCGCCCCGAGCATGGGcccgcgaggagacagagagacagatccTCCGGGACCCGGGGGCCAGTCTTCGAGGCGGCCGGCTCCGGGAGCGCCGGGCGCGGGGCCTGGAGACGGCTTGGGCGGCATTTTGGGCGCGCTGAAGGGGAGAGTCGCCCCTCAAGGCGCAGATGCACCCCacggagacagggacgaAGGCTTCCGAGAAAGCCGCAGACCCCCGGGTCAGAATGCCGGGCGCCGCGACGCAGGCCGCCTCGGGATCGGCCCCGCTTGCCCTGCGACGCCCAGCAGCGGCCAAGTAGGTCACGATGTAATGACGGCAGTTGCGGTCGAAAACGAGAGCCTCAAATGGTCTCTGTTCATCTCCAACGCCCTCAAGTGGGCGGCGGCGCCCGAGCTCGACTtcgacgaggacgacggCGGCTGGGGCTCCACTCTAGGGGCGGAAGGGTCTGTCGGAGACTCTGACGCCCCGaccgtgtctcctcgcccttcGGTGGACGAGCCCGGAGCGCATGTCGCTGGGGCCTCGCGCGCTCCACTCTCCTCCTCCggagggggagaaggagccttcccttttcgtttttcttctcggacTCCTCCAGGCCGCGGCGCAGGTCAGCCCAACGAGCCCGGCtgtgacgacgaagaagaggcggagagacagcggcgacggACCTTGCAGGCGCAAGAGCGTCTCCGGCGGAAGAAGCGGTTTCAGCGAGGCCCAGAGCGTTCCGAGTCGCCCAGCGCGGACGCCCCAGCTCccgcgcgagaggagacacttccTGGGCCCTCGGGCAGGCACAACAAGGGGCTTGAGGGCCTTCCGTTGGAATTCGAGGAGCGCCGGGGCGACAAGGGGCCTGGAGGGCCAGGTTGCGCCAGCGGAGTTCCCTCACAGGACCCCGGCGGCGCGGGAGAGTCCGGAGGAAATGCCTTGGGTGGGCGCTGCGGAGCGGGGACggcgcctgcgtctccggCAGTGTGGGGTCTGGggatggagaggaaaggcgagggcGACAGTCAGGGGGCGCGGGGAACAGGCGCCGAAGGTGGTTACTTCGTAGACTCCggtgcagaggaagaggaagaagaagacgcaggtcTTCTGCGCGTTCTGGGTGTCTGCTGCAACGACTTGGTGGAGGACATCGTCACTTCAGCTGTGTCCTACGCAATGACTCTGCGCGGGGCCTCTGCGCGGTCTTGCCCACCgtctgtcctttcttctgcttcttccgggCCAGACCTGCAGCCTGCTTCACTCAGGGTCTCCCAGGGCCAGACGCCTCCCGGCGGACAGTCCCCAGGTGTCTGTGGAGCCCCAGAGGGCGCGCGCCAGGGTCTCTCGAGCGCCGCAGCGGCGGCCGCACTCGAGGGCGGCGGGACGGGGCGCGTAGTTGAGGTGACGAAGGAGCACGTGGACTTCGCTCTCGACAGGCTGtggggcgaggagacagtccaGGGTCTCCTCGAGGGAATCCGCGAGCGAAAGCGCGCGAACCGGTCGCTCCGCCTGCGGCGCGAAGAGTCTCGTCTCGCCCAACTAGCcaagggaggagacgcgagcccGAGGGACTCGGGCCCCGCATCCGCGCCGAGGCAGCCGGACCAGGGGCAGGGCGAGGAAGGGGGGGCGGACGAAGATCTCTTAGCGGAGgaactcttcttcggcgGCTGTTTTGCCGAAGAAGGGAACGAGGTTGAAACTCAAAacacggagaaagaagccggCCCGGACAGCCGGAGAACGAGCGCGGGGCAAACAGCGACAGGAGTGACCCCTACTAAGGGCCAGGCGCGCCGCGTCCTTCCAGCGGTCGACTTCTACCGCGAGGCTttggagaagacggcgaccTGGAACGACATCGAgcgctctgtctccgacATGACTTCCCCGCCGGCGTTCCACGAGCATTTGGCGCAGGCAGAGTTCCTCGTTGCGCAGACGTATCTGCGCGAGGAGCTGGAGAAGGTTGAGAGCTGCGCCTCAGCTCTGGACGGGGACCCAGACGCGGGGCCTTTGGCTTTGGGCCACAACGAGGCCCCGACTCTGAGTCTGGTCCCAGAGGGCCGCATGCGCACTCAGGACGGTGTGGCGAGTCTCCTGGCGGAGGCACAGACGTTGGCGAAgcgcgcgcgagaaaaggcagcGAAGATCGCGTTggaagaacagaaggagaacgggGCGAGCCCCACGGGAGACCaagactctctcctctgtcgcgcATTCGACTTCGGCTCCGGGCCTCTCTCAGAAggcttcgcttctgtggGCGTGGACGCGGGCGTGGAGAAGgcgcgcgtttcctctgcttcgcgggCACCAGCGGACTTCGAGGGCGGCTCAGGAAGCAGCAAGGAAGAAGCCTTTGTCTTTGAGCTGCAAGGACGCGCAGAGGGGGAACATGACAGAGAAGGGCAGCCAGCGACGAACATGCTCTCCGAGGAAAGCACATTGACACCTGGGGTGGTTGCCGAGGTAGAACCAAGACTGGGGGGCCAGATCGAGGCGGCAGAAAGAGGCGGGCAGGAAGTCCTGCGACCTGAAGAGACTCCGTACAACCGAGAGGATGCGGAGTTCGGCTTCGAGTTCGTCCCTGGGTGCGCTGGAGAGACtggggagaaggacgaagcagaaaacgagaggaacGACGGAGACGTCGACGGAGACCTCGAACAAGCTCTTGAAGAAGAACTCGAAGAACGTCTTTTGTTGGGCGTGGACGAGGGAGCGCAGACACCCGACGCGGTCTCCGTCTCGCGACCAGAGCGACAAGGAGACgatctcctctttcctccagaGTTCCCTACAAACCAGGCCCGGTGCCAGACGGACTTCGAAGGGGGGACTGCAGAGAGCGGGCGGCTGTGGGGCGACAAAGAAGACCCTTCGGACCTGGCGCCCGAAAGCAGCGGAGATGGCGAGGCGggggacgaagaaggaaacttGGATTTAGAGGAGGAGTTGTTCGGTGggatggaggaagaagcgtag